From a region of the Methanolinea sp. genome:
- a CDS encoding molybdopterin dinucleotide-binding protein: protein MSEKIVLNMITQRAIEEGQAMEKGKTTREYFEACSVVEMNPEDMRRIGIWRNTNVRVTSEVGSVIVKAIEPTQFCPPGLAHIRQGVWANQIVPPRTQSTGTPQYSGFPVTIEPAIDQKIKTALELVQGAVGLWKGGI from the coding sequence ATGAGTGAAAAAATCGTGCTGAACATGATTACCCAGCGTGCTATTGAAGAGGGACAGGCCATGGAAAAGGGCAAGACTACCCGCGAGTATTTCGAAGCCTGTTCTGTTGTCGAAATGAACCCTGAGGATATGAGACGGATCGGTATTTGGAGGAATACCAATGTCAGGGTCACTAGTGAAGTCGGATCTGTCATTGTCAAGGCGATCGAGCCAACCCAGTTCTGCCCTCCCGGCCTTGCTCACATTCGACAGGGGGTGTGGGCGAACCAGATCGTTCCGCCCCGGACACAGTCGACCGGGACTCCCCAGTACAGCGGTTTTCCGGTCACCATCGAGCCTGCAATAGACCAAAAGATAAAAACTGCCCTTGAACTGGTTCAGGGGGCAGTCGGACTCTGGAAAGGAGGTATTTAG
- a CDS encoding formylmethanofuran dehydrogenase subunit B produces MPKWITQVGCPYCGASCDDIEVLVSDDGKKILETRNACVIGNEIFHHVSSPDRPKKPRMRQPDGSFTEITYDEAVDYTAKTLLKAKKPLIYGFGSTNCEGMSAVARVAEKAGAVLDNCASICHGPSFLAIFDNGYPSCTLGEVKNRADVVLFWGCNPMHAHPRHTSRYSIFPRGFFTTKGKMQRTIICIDPRETDTAKLANIHLMIRQGHDYDLFDAFRTVLRGHDIPDEVAGIKKDQILEATEKIKKARFVMIFYGMGCCHTDGRNHNVDAAISLTRDINSHTKASIMAMRGHYNIAGPGQVWSWQFGFPYCIDLSKGTHAHMNPGETSSIDLAMRDEVDCFVNVGTDAGAHFPIDAIKHLKKHPFITVDPNICMASEISDLHIPVRVVGVEEPGVVYRMDNVPIQFKKVVDGPEGVPSDEKLFDKIYERMCELTQTEPIWLPAREHAKAPSVAEQ; encoded by the coding sequence ATGCCAAAATGGATCACCCAGGTCGGGTGCCCCTACTGTGGGGCATCGTGTGATGACATTGAAGTTCTTGTATCAGATGATGGAAAGAAAATCCTCGAGACGAGGAATGCATGTGTTATTGGAAATGAGATCTTTCATCATGTCTCGAGTCCCGACAGGCCAAAAAAGCCACGGATGAGACAGCCTGACGGGAGTTTCACAGAGATAACCTACGATGAAGCTGTTGATTACACAGCAAAAACCCTGCTCAAGGCCAAAAAACCGCTAATTTACGGGTTCGGTTCGACCAATTGCGAAGGGATGAGTGCTGTTGCACGGGTGGCCGAGAAGGCCGGTGCCGTGCTCGACAACTGTGCGTCAATCTGCCATGGCCCCTCATTTCTCGCCATCTTCGACAATGGCTATCCCAGCTGCACTCTAGGTGAGGTGAAGAACCGCGCCGATGTTGTTCTGTTCTGGGGTTGCAATCCCATGCATGCCCATCCCCGCCATACCTCCCGCTACTCCATCTTTCCCCGGGGATTCTTTACCACCAAGGGGAAGATGCAGCGCACGATAATCTGTATAGATCCTCGGGAGACCGACACGGCCAAACTTGCAAACATCCACCTCATGATCAGACAGGGGCATGATTACGACCTCTTCGACGCCTTCAGGACCGTTCTCCGGGGGCATGACATCCCCGATGAGGTTGCAGGAATCAAGAAGGATCAAATCCTCGAAGCAACGGAAAAAATTAAAAAGGCCCGGTTTGTCATGATTTTCTACGGAATGGGTTGCTGCCATACTGATGGCCGAAATCATAATGTTGATGCGGCCATTAGCCTGACTCGGGATATTAACAGCCACACCAAGGCGTCAATCATGGCCATGCGGGGCCATTACAACATTGCTGGACCAGGCCAGGTCTGGTCATGGCAGTTCGGGTTCCCCTACTGCATTGACCTCTCAAAGGGTACCCATGCTCATATGAACCCTGGAGAGACGAGCTCGATCGACCTCGCCATGAGGGACGAGGTTGACTGTTTTGTGAATGTCGGGACCGATGCCGGCGCTCACTTCCCGATCGATGCCATCAAGCACCTGAAGAAGCACCCGTTCATAACCGTGGATCCGAACATTTGCATGGCAAGTGAAATCTCAGACCTTCATATCCCTGTACGCGTTGTTGGTGTGGAAGAGCCCGGAGTAGTCTATCGTATGGACAATGTGCCGATTCAGTTCAAGAAAGTCGTTGATGGGCCTGAAGGAGTACCCAGCGATGAAAAGCTCTTCGATAAGATCTACGAACGCATGTGCGAGCTCACACAGACCGAACCGATCTGGCTGCCTGCCAGAGAGCACGCGAAAGCACCTTCCGTAGCGGAGCAGTGA
- a CDS encoding formylmethanofuran dehydrogenase subunit A → MAEILIRNGFVIDPTRNIDGDVADIAIKDDRIVEQVGSNAKVIDARGKVVMAGGVDIHAHVAGPKVNVGRLMRPEDKLFKSPDAKENFRVESGFSIPSTFKTGYDYARMGYAFVMEAAMPPLHSPHVHEEIHDTPIIDQGALPVFANNWFVLEYLKNGEIENSASYVAWLLAATKGYGIKLVNPGGTAAWAWGLNCLTLNDPVPFFDITPAEIITGLMKTNEYLGLPHSIHIHQNSLGIPGNYRVTLDSLRLAEGMKAKNKFSRDTVMHSTHIQFHSYGGDSWGNFESKAREVMEYINRQKNITVDLGCVTLDETTTMTADGPFEHHLNHLNHLKWANTDVELETAAGVVPYVYDKDIKVCGIQWAIGLELGLYAKDPMRTFITTDHPNAGPFIRYPRIIKWLMSRKARDETLASFKHSNKVIDATTLHSIETERNLYEIAQMTRAGPAKALGLSHMFGGLAPKMDANVVVLDLNYKDMPSDPELIERAFSRARWFIKSGEIVVKDGDIVSHGNKRTIWVNAKVKENPQVIRDIHEKFLKEYTVSLGNYPVWDSLAPNPYVINIDVEA, encoded by the coding sequence ATGGCTGAGATTTTAATCAGGAACGGGTTTGTCATCGATCCGACCCGGAATATTGACGGTGATGTGGCTGACATCGCCATAAAGGATGACCGTATTGTAGAACAGGTAGGGTCAAATGCGAAAGTAATCGATGCCCGTGGTAAAGTGGTGATGGCGGGCGGTGTTGATATCCATGCCCATGTCGCCGGCCCAAAGGTAAATGTCGGACGTTTGATGCGGCCAGAAGACAAACTTTTCAAGAGTCCCGACGCAAAGGAGAACTTCCGGGTAGAGAGCGGATTCTCGATCCCCAGCACCTTCAAGACTGGGTACGACTATGCCAGGATGGGGTACGCCTTTGTCATGGAGGCTGCCATGCCGCCCCTGCATTCCCCTCACGTCCACGAAGAGATACACGACACCCCGATCATCGATCAGGGAGCGCTCCCGGTCTTTGCCAACAACTGGTTCGTTCTTGAATACCTCAAGAACGGAGAAATTGAGAACAGTGCCTCGTATGTTGCCTGGCTCTTGGCAGCTACCAAGGGATACGGGATAAAGCTGGTCAACCCGGGTGGAACAGCAGCCTGGGCATGGGGCCTGAACTGTCTGACCCTCAATGATCCGGTCCCGTTCTTTGACATAACGCCTGCCGAAATTATCACGGGCCTCATGAAGACCAACGAATATCTCGGACTGCCGCATTCGATTCATATCCATCAGAACAGCCTTGGCATACCTGGCAACTACAGGGTAACGCTGGACTCCCTCCGGCTCGCTGAAGGGATGAAAGCAAAGAATAAGTTCTCCCGCGATACAGTCATGCATTCCACCCATATCCAGTTTCACTCGTATGGCGGCGATTCATGGGGGAACTTCGAGTCGAAAGCCCGGGAGGTTATGGAATACATCAACAGACAGAAAAATATCACCGTCGATCTGGGCTGCGTGACGCTCGATGAGACAACCACCATGACTGCCGACGGTCCTTTCGAGCACCACCTCAACCACTTAAACCACCTGAAGTGGGCGAATACCGATGTAGAACTTGAGACTGCTGCGGGAGTTGTCCCTTACGTCTATGATAAGGATATCAAAGTATGCGGCATCCAGTGGGCAATCGGGCTCGAACTGGGGTTATATGCAAAAGATCCGATGAGGACCTTCATCACCACCGATCACCCCAATGCGGGCCCATTCATCCGGTATCCGCGAATCATCAAGTGGCTGATGAGCAGGAAGGCCCGGGATGAGACGCTGGCCTCGTTCAAGCATAGCAACAAGGTGATTGATGCAACAACCCTGCATTCCATCGAGACCGAACGCAACCTCTACGAAATTGCCCAGATGACGAGGGCTGGACCGGCAAAAGCGCTGGGGCTCTCCCATATGTTCGGCGGGCTTGCTCCGAAAATGGATGCGAATGTGGTGGTCCTCGATCTTAACTACAAGGACATGCCATCAGATCCGGAACTGATTGAGCGGGCTTTTTCACGGGCGCGCTGGTTCATCAAGTCTGGAGAGATCGTGGTAAAAGACGGTGATATTGTCAGCCACGGCAACAAGAGAACCATATGGGTTAATGCCAAGGTAAAAGAGAACCCCCAGGTCATCCGGGACATTCACGAAAAATTCCTGAAAGAGTACACGGTCAGTCTCGGCAACTACCCGGTATGGGACTCCCTAGCTCCAAACCCGTATGTGATCAACATCGATGTGGAGGCCTGA
- a CDS encoding formylmethanofuran dehydrogenase subunit C — protein sequence MALVTMKPYKTPELYLECYNISPDVFAGKTPAEIAELDAREGKATLKLGDFFEVSGKAGKTPEETEIWIAGDCSRVKYIGTKMTAGSITVDGNADMYLGGWMKGGKIHVKGNVHSFCGIAMEGGEILVDGNAENYVGCAYRGDWRGMRGGTIRIRGNAGNDIGTFMLGGTIIIEKNAFIHVSTHAEGGTVVIKGDVQGRVGGQMVKGDIYVLGAIQYMLPGFKKVGMAEREIDGTTAIFNHYIGDLGERHPKVKGKEVYANLYVMAS from the coding sequence ATGGCTCTGGTAACCATGAAACCCTACAAAACCCCCGAACTGTATCTCGAGTGTTACAACATATCCCCGGATGTATTTGCCGGAAAGACCCCGGCAGAAATCGCTGAACTCGATGCCCGCGAAGGAAAGGCTACGCTTAAGCTAGGCGACTTCTTTGAAGTCTCGGGAAAGGCCGGGAAGACCCCAGAAGAGACAGAAATATGGATTGCGGGTGACTGCTCGCGGGTGAAGTATATCGGCACCAAGATGACTGCCGGCAGTATCACGGTCGATGGCAATGCCGACATGTATCTCGGCGGATGGATGAAAGGTGGCAAAATCCATGTTAAGGGTAACGTTCATTCATTTTGCGGGATCGCGATGGAAGGAGGGGAGATCCTTGTCGATGGCAACGCTGAGAATTACGTTGGATGTGCATATCGCGGTGACTGGCGGGGAATGCGGGGAGGGACAATCCGTATCCGTGGTAATGCAGGAAACGACATCGGAACGTTCATGCTCGGCGGGACCATAATCATCGAGAAGAATGCCTTCATCCATGTGTCGACCCACGCGGAAGGGGGGACCGTTGTTATCAAAGGCGACGTCCAGGGACGTGTCGGAGGCCAGATGGTAAAGGGGGATATCTATGTGCTTGGTGCGATCCAGTATATGCTCCCCGGGTTCAAAAAGGTGGGAATGGCCGAACGGGAAATCGATGGTACGACTGCGATCTTTAACCACTATATTGGTGATCTGGGGGAGCGTCACCCTAAAGTAAAAGGAAAAGAAGTCTATGCAAATCTCTATGTTATGGCTTCCTGA
- a CDS encoding SagB/ThcOx family dehydrogenase, giving the protein MTNPGKEFMEKTRYPDYSTVDMILRVPEPSPELPVPKGTKIIKLPSPKRIRIPEMPVRKALENWEPVGFFSRSSLTMKELSYLLWCMQGERKLDGSLTRIRNVPSSGERHPIDTYFVAGEIEDLPTGIYHYLPGTHRIAAIREDSDIPFSMGTASMNFKVITRASVTFLWIASPHRSVWALGNRGYRSIFIETGHICQALIMASACIGCRVHPIDLFHDQMMVQLMGLDPESQWPLYVAAVGRVNRDF; this is encoded by the coding sequence ATGACCAACCCAGGAAAAGAATTTATGGAAAAAACGAGGTACCCGGACTACTCCACGGTGGACATGATCCTGAGAGTTCCGGAACCTTCTCCTGAACTGCCGGTTCCGAAAGGCACAAAAATCATTAAGCTTCCCAGCCCGAAGCGTATCAGGATACCAGAGATGCCGGTTCGCAAGGCACTTGAAAACTGGGAGCCGGTTGGATTCTTCTCACGTTCCTCGCTGACTATGAAAGAACTCTCATATCTGCTCTGGTGTATGCAGGGAGAGAGGAAACTGGATGGAAGTCTTACCCGCATCCGGAATGTTCCTTCAAGCGGGGAGCGGCACCCTATTGACACCTATTTCGTTGCGGGAGAAATTGAGGATCTCCCGACCGGGATATACCACTACCTCCCCGGCACTCACCGGATCGCGGCCATACGGGAGGACTCCGATATCCCTTTTTCCATGGGAACGGCGAGTATGAATTTCAAAGTTATCACCCGCGCATCGGTCACGTTCCTGTGGATAGCCTCCCCCCACCGTTCTGTCTGGGCACTTGGGAACAGGGGATACAGGAGCATCTTTATCGAGACCGGCCATATCTGCCAGGCTTTAATCATGGCTTCGGCTTGCATCGGATGCCGTGTTCACCCCATCGATCTCTTCCATGACCAGATGATGGTTCAGCTGATGGGCCTCGATCCGGAGTCCCAGTGGCCGCTGTACGTTGCGGCAGTCGGGAGGGTTAACCGGGATTTCTGA
- a CDS encoding DsrE family protein produces the protein MSAATTPALVRVTLVRVMMYSNIFYTSEKLTLERFTWITELLKLYCTRHYPESLHHHPRTPVPGFSLFLSNDACYCLVDHRLSKLWDILFRLPHVRFIFDSRDLLTRGISIEPFSRRSPDQIVCAGSGTSGTGSSFAEILLKATQQETKDRCLGFLQCASPYLNTSPSTIIDLFHAAVGKKISPELYGFLDGVYLMHHDQRPTMTVNAGDMLLKVNEAAQKKGLSPLFLVCSRSAASRGFATFTGNKGKVISSCTIPPARIWDISQIASRLCRIHPVLSHSACAIQLPRNLKVPEIRSPGHSDHPSLVVLVTHPPYGNEMAFGALTFALACSHLGIFTRVVFMEDGIYSLSGHHKLSDTDPVLNIQSVITATNGTGNLEYYAYTPSFRERGLSGSPACKGVQMVDPAMLSQIFFKAPGGILTDYQRVLLF, from the coding sequence TTGTCTGCAGCGACAACTCCCGCCCTGGTGCGGGTCACCCTGGTGCGGGTCATGATGTATTCGAACATCTTTTACACATCAGAGAAGCTGACCTTGGAGAGGTTCACCTGGATAACCGAACTTCTGAAATTATACTGCACCCGCCACTACCCTGAGAGCCTTCATCACCATCCCCGAACGCCCGTGCCGGGCTTTTCTCTCTTCCTCTCGAATGATGCCTGTTACTGCCTCGTCGATCACCGTCTCTCGAAGCTCTGGGACATCCTCTTCAGATTGCCGCACGTGCGGTTCATATTTGATTCCCGGGACCTTCTGACGCGCGGTATTTCGATAGAGCCGTTTTCCAGGAGGAGTCCCGATCAGATCGTTTGTGCAGGTTCGGGGACTTCAGGAACAGGCAGTTCCTTTGCAGAAATTCTCCTGAAAGCGACCCAGCAGGAAACAAAGGACCGCTGTCTGGGGTTCCTCCAGTGTGCATCTCCTTACCTGAATACGTCCCCTTCCACAATAATCGATCTCTTCCATGCAGCAGTGGGAAAGAAGATTTCTCCTGAGCTGTACGGTTTCCTGGATGGGGTGTATTTAATGCACCATGACCAGCGGCCGACAATGACGGTAAATGCAGGGGATATGCTCCTGAAAGTGAACGAGGCAGCCCAGAAAAAAGGGCTCTCTCCCCTGTTCCTGGTCTGTTCCCGGAGTGCAGCGTCGAGAGGGTTTGCGACATTTACCGGGAATAAGGGGAAGGTAATCTCTTCATGCACCATTCCTCCGGCACGAATCTGGGATATATCCCAGATTGCCAGTCGTCTCTGCAGGATTCATCCGGTCCTTTCGCATTCAGCATGTGCGATCCAGCTTCCAAGAAATCTAAAAGTACCGGAGATACGGTCCCCGGGACACTCTGATCATCCGTCTCTTGTGGTGCTCGTTACCCACCCTCCCTATGGGAATGAAATGGCTTTCGGGGCACTTACCTTCGCCTTGGCCTGCTCACACCTGGGAATCTTCACCAGGGTGGTGTTCATGGAAGACGGGATCTATTCCCTATCAGGGCACCATAAGCTTAGCGATACCGATCCGGTTCTCAATATCCAGTCAGTCATTACGGCAACAAATGGCACGGGCAACCTCGAGTATTATGCGTATACTCCATCTTTCCGGGAACGGGGGCTTTCGGGTAGCCCTGCATGCAAAGGAGTCCAAATGGTAGATCCTGCAATGCTTTCACAAATCTTTTTTAAGGCCCCTGGAGGAATTCTTACCGATTATCAGCGGGTCCTGTTATTCTAA
- a CDS encoding glycosyltransferase, translated as MKCAVFHDYFGAVGGGEKVALVIAQALDADIITTDTDCLEKFGCNIPVMSLGETPKIPPIKQTTAVNRFSSCDFSDEYDFFIFSGNWAHHASDKHHPNLWYCHTPVRAFYDLYQILLQRQSYLRRQAFRLWVYRHRRLDQQAVSHIDKIVTNSQNTLGRIKRYYQRDAVIIYPPVDTSQFSCREYGDYWLSVNRLYPEKRIELQIEAFREMPDERLVIVGGYALGDHAKNYALRLYENLPANVEIRGEITSEELSELYATCKGFVTTALDEDFGMTPVEAMASGKPVVAVREGGYKESVVDGVTGFLVDADVPSLVKAMRVVSKNPEQYRKACIQRSRLFDICFFKEKIKDQVRSLLE; from the coding sequence ATGAAATGTGCGGTCTTTCATGATTATTTTGGAGCAGTTGGAGGGGGGGAGAAAGTTGCTCTCGTTATTGCACAGGCTCTTGACGCAGATATCATCACTACCGATACCGATTGTCTTGAGAAGTTTGGATGCAATATTCCGGTCATGAGCCTTGGGGAAACCCCAAAGATCCCTCCTATCAAGCAGACCACAGCAGTTAATCGATTCTCCTCGTGTGACTTCTCTGATGAGTACGATTTTTTTATTTTTAGTGGCAACTGGGCGCATCATGCATCAGATAAGCACCATCCAAATCTCTGGTACTGCCACACCCCGGTAAGGGCATTTTATGACCTCTATCAGATCCTTCTCCAGCGCCAGTCTTACCTCAGGCGCCAGGCCTTCAGACTCTGGGTATATCGGCACCGCCGCCTTGATCAACAGGCCGTCTCGCATATCGATAAGATAGTGACCAATTCGCAAAATACACTGGGAAGGATAAAGCGATACTACCAACGGGATGCCGTCATTATTTATCCCCCGGTTGATACTTCGCAATTTTCCTGCAGGGAATACGGGGACTACTGGCTTTCTGTGAACAGGCTCTACCCTGAAAAGAGAATCGAACTCCAGATCGAGGCTTTCAGGGAGATGCCTGATGAGCGGCTCGTTATTGTAGGTGGATATGCACTTGGAGATCACGCCAAAAATTATGCACTCCGACTCTACGAAAACCTACCGGCAAATGTAGAGATACGAGGAGAAATTACGAGCGAAGAACTCTCTGAACTGTACGCCACCTGCAAAGGATTTGTGACTACGGCCTTGGATGAAGATTTTGGGATGACGCCTGTAGAGGCCATGGCTTCGGGGAAACCGGTGGTAGCGGTGCGCGAAGGGGGATATAAAGAGAGTGTTGTCGATGGAGTGACAGGATTCCTCGTGGATGCAGATGTACCGAGCCTTGTTAAAGCCATGAGAGTTGTTTCAAAGAACCCGGAACAATACAGGAAGGCATGTATACAGCGTTCGCGATTGTTTGATATCTGTTTTTTTAAGGAGAAAATAAAAGACCAAGTTCGTTCATTGTTAGAATAA
- a CDS encoding cupin domain-containing protein, whose amino-acid sequence MTTAARDELKGKVLSLKDLVDYQQGTIASRMIVSTPSGSITVFAFDEGEALSEHTAPFDAVLTVIDGRAEVTIGGLLNYLEPGETIIMPANIPHAVSAITRFKMMLTMIRG is encoded by the coding sequence ATGACAACCGCTGCACGTGATGAACTGAAGGGAAAAGTCCTCTCTCTCAAAGACCTGGTCGATTACCAGCAAGGGACCATTGCCAGCCGAATGATTGTCAGCACACCGTCCGGGAGCATCACCGTCTTTGCCTTCGATGAGGGTGAGGCTCTCTCGGAGCATACCGCTCCGTTTGACGCCGTCCTCACCGTTATTGACGGCAGAGCAGAAGTTACCATTGGAGGTCTTCTGAATTACCTGGAACCCGGGGAGACCATCATTATGCCGGCCAACATCCCCCATGCGGTGTCAGCAATCACCCGGTTCAAGATGATGCTCACCATGATCCGGGGCTAG
- a CDS encoding 4Fe-4S binding protein, translated as MAYQEFRFIGFLYALVFFFVLFVLWYTKRWRRWQGVALLVITVTLGFLIFSPIIPWQFQQLVLRDVQGIGGPIGIAVIGILTMLALSFLFGRFYCGYLCPAGAIQELSYLVPVPKLLLDNKVVPYLFRWAFFFVFIGAGIVLSKGILAFFGIRDFFNLVFSAAFFVFLVIIGLSFFLYRPFCRFFCPFGALVSIPAMGSRFKIQRTDACIDCMKCEKACPTNEAKQTDLKAECYLCHRCLDVCPVEGALEYTRAGGKTSQPVKKK; from the coding sequence ATGGCCTACCAAGAGTTCAGGTTCATAGGATTCCTTTACGCCCTGGTCTTCTTCTTCGTCCTCTTTGTGCTCTGGTATACAAAGCGGTGGAGACGCTGGCAGGGGGTAGCCCTCCTCGTGATCACAGTTACCCTTGGCTTTCTCATTTTCTCCCCGATCATCCCCTGGCAATTCCAGCAGCTTGTCCTCAGGGACGTCCAGGGGATCGGCGGTCCGATTGGTATCGCGGTGATCGGGATCCTCACCATGCTCGCCCTCTCGTTCCTCTTCGGCAGGTTCTATTGCGGGTATCTCTGCCCGGCGGGGGCAATCCAGGAGCTTTCCTACCTTGTTCCGGTTCCGAAACTCCTGTTGGATAACAAGGTCGTGCCGTACCTGTTCCGCTGGGCATTTTTTTTCGTTTTCATCGGGGCCGGGATCGTGCTTTCCAAGGGCATCCTAGCGTTTTTCGGCATCCGGGACTTCTTCAACCTCGTCTTCTCCGCCGCTTTTTTCGTCTTCCTGGTCATCATCGGGCTCTCATTCTTCCTGTACCGCCCGTTCTGCCGGTTCTTCTGTCCTTTCGGGGCACTCGTCTCGATCCCTGCCATGGGAAGCAGGTTCAAGATCCAGCGGACCGATGCCTGCATTGATTGCATGAAGTGCGAGAAAGCCTGTCCCACGAACGAAGCGAAGCAGACCGATCTGAAAGCGGAATGCTATCTCTGCCACCGCTGCCTCGATGTCTGCCCGGTGGAAGGTGCGCTGGAGTACACCCGGGCCGGGGGAAAAACCAGCCAGCCGGTGAAAAAGAAGTAA
- a CDS encoding cupin domain-containing protein, with amino-acid sequence MKVMDVERLPNSPKPHHVDAREAHESPHAVAVVVTLRPGEAMKKHTMLVDVSLYVLEGIGCVEIGDERTTLGKGMLAESPARVPHRGINESNGLFRVMAVKAPRLAEDTILL; translated from the coding sequence ATGAAGGTCATGGACGTGGAGAGACTCCCTAACAGCCCCAAACCCCACCATGTCGATGCCCGGGAAGCACATGAATCGCCCCACGCAGTCGCGGTGGTCGTCACCCTCCGGCCGGGTGAAGCGATGAAGAAGCATACCATGCTGGTCGACGTCTCCTTATATGTCCTGGAGGGCATCGGGTGTGTGGAGATCGGGGACGAGCGGACAACGTTGGGAAAGGGCATGCTTGCCGAGAGCCCGGCCAGGGTTCCACACCGCGGGATTAACGAAAGCAACGGTCTGTTCCGGGTAATGGCGGTCAAGGCACCCCGCCTGGCAGAGGATACAATACTGCTCTGA
- a CDS encoding DUF2121 domain-containing protein yields the protein MSLVIAYTGSKGAIMAGDMREIRLGGDDAAITTLERELYTGVIPNDGQLRSRAKELGVVILIRDDKEKVRDRDGILIGEVTESESGTQRIRRLYASAGHYAIADIEGSRFVVRGRGDTSTFVVLGNELTRQIAHSAIQRYGKEGTREDAVAVIVKAMNEAAARTASVSRSYILLQTKRCACLDTVLEEDRRSLRSEGIIPK from the coding sequence ATGAGCCTGGTTATTGCATACACCGGGTCGAAAGGGGCGATAATGGCCGGCGACATGCGGGAGATCCGGCTGGGAGGGGATGATGCAGCCATTACCACTCTTGAAAGAGAGCTCTATACCGGTGTCATCCCAAACGACGGACAGCTCCGGTCCCGGGCGAAGGAGCTTGGGGTCGTTATCCTGATCCGGGACGACAAGGAAAAGGTCAGGGACCGAGACGGTATCCTCATCGGAGAGGTGACCGAGTCCGAGAGCGGCACGCAGCGGATTCGCCGGCTCTATGCCTCTGCAGGGCATTATGCCATCGCAGACATCGAGGGGTCCCGGTTCGTGGTGCGGGGGCGGGGGGATACTAGCACCTTTGTTGTACTTGGAAATGAGCTGACCCGGCAGATTGCTCATTCCGCCATCCAGCGCTATGGGAAGGAGGGTACGCGCGAGGATGCGGTCGCGGTGATTGTGAAGGCCATGAATGAGGCTGCCGCCCGGACAGCCTCGGTAAGCAGGAGCTATATTCTCCTGCAAACGAAACGTTGTGCTTGCCTCGATACGGTACTCGAGGAAGACCGGCGGTCTTTGCGCAGCGAAGGCATAATCCCGAAATAA
- a CDS encoding small multi-drug export protein: MVHPLITSAFELMPKRHISIPERILRIALPFLLGVPYLGVLLLFLPYELWLAHGGLLIAYILPPAGKESIIPIGIALGLPWWLMAVSIALMDILAAIFMALNFDIALKIPGVGKWIRKFIDNGEEFFARRPWLERFYFTGVVMFVMFPLQGSGGIGGTLVGRMMGLSPGKVMVAIALGAIAGCTIIALGAEVIKEIFLTNPALGLAIAALIIGTLAVLYFVYRKKMEARYTLPR; encoded by the coding sequence ATGGTCCATCCGCTTATCACATCCGCCTTCGAACTCATGCCGAAACGGCATATCAGCATTCCCGAGCGGATCCTTCGGATTGCCCTCCCGTTCCTGCTGGGCGTCCCCTATCTGGGTGTCCTCCTGCTTTTCCTCCCCTATGAACTCTGGCTTGCCCACGGGGGACTGCTCATCGCCTATATCCTGCCCCCGGCAGGAAAAGAGTCGATTATTCCGATCGGGATCGCACTCGGGCTTCCCTGGTGGTTGATGGCTGTTTCCATCGCCCTGATGGATATCCTTGCCGCGATTTTCATGGCCCTGAATTTTGACATCGCCCTGAAGATACCCGGCGTTGGCAAGTGGATCCGGAAATTCATCGACAACGGAGAGGAGTTCTTTGCCCGGCGCCCGTGGCTGGAACGGTTCTACTTCACCGGGGTGGTGATGTTCGTGATGTTTCCCCTGCAGGGGAGCGGGGGAATCGGGGGGACCCTCGTTGGAAGGATGATGGGGCTTTCCCCAGGGAAGGTGATGGTGGCAATTGCTCTAGGAGCGATTGCCGGTTGCACAATCATTGCCCTCGGGGCAGAAGTAATCAAAGAGATCTTCCTGACCAACCCTGCCCTGGGATTGGCCATTGCCGCGCTGATCATCGGGACCCTCGCAGTGCTCTATTTCGTGTACCGGAAAAAGATGGAGGCCCGGTACACCCTGCCCCGGTAA